One segment of Fibrobacter sp. UWR3 DNA contains the following:
- a CDS encoding PEGA domain-containing protein, translating into MKKLYIFALMVAFLVTAAVADEDPPPRGKAATVTIITNPPNSDVYLGNELLGKSPIENMQVKSGRQTLIVIDQGYELVNQRVNVWPGNDKRNTFDYGTKIPKGNIEVTTKPGKCIIYVDGENSDKTDGAALTIHNLDAGDHLVRAECSNRKSAEMLVTVKGEETVKIELDATSGSKKKKK; encoded by the coding sequence ATGAAAAAGCTCTACATTTTCGCCCTTATGGTGGCGTTCCTTGTTACTGCGGCTGTCGCCGACGAAGATCCACCCCCGCGCGGTAAGGCCGCAACCGTGACCATCATTACCAACCCGCCCAACAGCGACGTGTACCTGGGCAATGAACTCCTGGGCAAGAGCCCCATCGAGAACATGCAGGTCAAGTCGGGCCGCCAGACGCTTATCGTCATCGACCAGGGCTACGAACTGGTGAACCAGCGCGTGAACGTGTGGCCGGGCAACGACAAGCGCAACACCTTCGACTACGGTACCAAGATTCCGAAGGGCAACATCGAAGTGACCACCAAGCCGGGCAAGTGCATCATCTACGTCGACGGTGAAAACTCCGACAAGACCGACGGTGCAGCGCTCACCATCCACAACCTGGATGCCGGCGACCACCTGGTTCGCGCAGAATGCTCCAACCGCAAGTCCGCCGAAATGCTCGTGACCGTGAAGGGTGAAGAAACCGTCAAGATCGAGCTCGACGCCACCAGCGGCAGCAAGAAGAAAAAGAAGTAA
- a CDS encoding ABC-ATPase domain-containing protein, whose translation MKALYQKIRSLDGKPYGTYKNLATREWDFGDFVLEFIHVQGDPYAPASRVLLRAKLATLGYAPEWGSDFEHRLSLSDFLYRRLGRMVQERYPGKDAAVVFDTAGPEMLVRNSLWIDNGEIRACLQVRLPGEGRKIQAELAAEILTMVMPDLVAAGLYYTQGDEPAMQRHYRVLAERREILAQLDGRGLCAFVPDGAVLPRASGLSEMPLEGAVPFAAPAELAVTLNACGREIRGMGIPKGITVITGGAFHGKSTLLQALVRAVYPHVPGDGREGIVVDDTALRVGVEDGRSVRGTDLSMFVRDLPGGISTKDFSTLSASGSTSEAANLLEAMEAGARTFLIDEDSSAVNFLIRDVRVRKLLGDEREPLIPLTDRIRSLASAGMNFILVAGACGDYLDLADNIIVMANYRAECAKMSSWSRVAIGSTSELAEVPQSRPFAAYMQPLQKHVRPASAVERQVKVKLAGDSLLQIGFLVADTSRLVTLVDRQQRLGAGFMLLNMLQNAASNTAEGSAPASDSVAGAAQKLCDTICNVGFRNLPQGMSREMSLPRAVDIACVAFRLNGK comes from the coding sequence ATGAAAGCACTGTACCAGAAGATACGTTCCCTCGACGGGAAACCCTACGGGACCTACAAGAACCTCGCCACGCGGGAATGGGATTTCGGCGATTTTGTGCTGGAATTCATCCACGTGCAGGGCGACCCGTATGCGCCGGCATCGCGCGTGCTGTTGCGTGCGAAACTCGCGACGCTCGGGTATGCGCCGGAGTGGGGCTCGGATTTCGAGCACCGGCTTTCGCTGAGCGATTTCTTGTACCGGAGGCTCGGACGTATGGTACAGGAACGCTACCCGGGTAAGGATGCCGCCGTGGTGTTCGACACGGCGGGACCCGAAATGCTGGTGCGGAACAGCCTGTGGATAGACAACGGCGAGATCCGCGCGTGTCTGCAGGTGAGGCTCCCTGGCGAGGGGCGCAAGATACAGGCGGAACTTGCCGCCGAGATTTTGACGATGGTCATGCCCGACCTGGTAGCGGCGGGGCTCTACTACACGCAGGGCGACGAACCCGCGATGCAGCGACATTACCGCGTGCTTGCCGAACGCAGGGAAATCCTTGCGCAGCTGGACGGGCGCGGGCTCTGCGCGTTTGTGCCCGACGGGGCTGTGCTTCCGCGGGCATCGGGCCTGAGCGAAATGCCGCTTGAAGGGGCGGTGCCGTTTGCAGCGCCTGCGGAACTTGCGGTGACGTTGAATGCCTGCGGGCGCGAAATCCGCGGGATGGGTATCCCGAAGGGGATTACGGTAATTACCGGCGGTGCGTTCCACGGGAAGTCCACGCTGCTGCAGGCGCTTGTACGTGCGGTGTACCCGCATGTTCCGGGCGACGGGCGCGAGGGTATAGTCGTGGACGATACTGCTCTCCGTGTGGGCGTGGAGGACGGGCGCAGCGTACGCGGGACCGACCTCTCGATGTTCGTTCGTGACCTGCCCGGTGGTATAAGCACGAAGGATTTCAGCACGCTCTCGGCTTCGGGTTCCACGAGCGAGGCGGCGAACCTGCTCGAGGCGATGGAGGCGGGAGCGCGCACGTTCCTTATCGACGAGGATTCCTCGGCGGTGAACTTCCTGATTCGCGACGTGCGCGTGCGCAAGCTGCTGGGCGACGAGCGCGAACCGCTAATTCCGCTGACCGACCGCATTCGTTCTCTCGCTTCTGCGGGTATGAACTTTATCCTTGTCGCCGGTGCCTGCGGGGACTATCTCGACCTTGCAGACAACATAATCGTGATGGCGAATTACAGGGCGGAATGCGCTAAGATGTCATCCTGGAGCCGTGTGGCGATAGGATCCACGTCGGAGCTTGCCGAAGTGCCACAATCGCGCCCCTTCGCCGCCTACATGCAGCCCCTGCAGAAACATGTGCGGCCTGCCTCTGCGGTGGAGCGCCAGGTGAAGGTGAAACTCGCCGGCGATTCGCTTTTGCAGATTGGTTTCCTTGTGGCCGATACCTCGCGCCTCGTGACGCTTGTGGATAGGCAGCAGCGGCTTGGTGCAGGGTTCATGCTGCTCAATATGCTCCAGAACGCGGCGAGCAATACCGCGGAGGGTTCTGCCCCCGCAAGTGATTCCGTTGCGGGTGCGGCGCAGAAACTCTGCGATACGATTTGCAATGTCGGGTTCAGGAACCTGCCGCAGGGCATGAGCCGCGAGATGAGCTTACCCCGTGCCGTAGACATCGCCTGCGTGGCGTTCCGGCTTAACGGAAAATAA
- a CDS encoding esterase, with the protein MSIITRSFLATASILAFCGLASAYTVSGSVSDEQGKALEGVSVSLLKEGKATTTDNQGKFTLFEDETIGFHAVRNSVGYVSVNNGVLSYSQSTSAPVHVQIFNSLGNQVFGKTLQGSGMFDLNRAIKAHGTYFAQVTVGNARQNFKFSTEGSYSNTFSAHASALLKEVAQGEAIRFVAEGFDTLTVPLGTLDTTLDVKLKAVAPQFKFGYALGNEPTPSKGCGSNSKLQKVKSVENGDQFQIKVGNDNRTYFITLPKNYDNKKPHKVLFALHCYGSNGEDFVHHKADYDHPTPYYGQQVLDKNGDYIFVSLDAVGGLWTKGQGDHDFFAQTLTTLEENYCIDTSRVFITGFSFGAMFSYSLMQDMQSRVRAAATYAVADYNIWLPEGNNMKDLPIAWMNVHGVNDGRCNYDRAKNSALPRILKRNGKADANGDFTDASSEKPKEISGNTGHVCYDFKNVDERFPVKWCTWPGDHQWTAHDTGNMGVGWNWEQTWVPEAVHEFFEQF; encoded by the coding sequence ATGAGTATTATCACGCGCAGTTTTCTTGCGACGGCGAGCATTCTCGCTTTTTGCGGGCTCGCTTCCGCCTACACCGTGTCGGGCAGCGTTTCCGACGAGCAGGGCAAAGCGCTCGAGGGCGTCTCGGTAAGCCTCCTCAAAGAGGGCAAGGCGACCACCACCGACAACCAGGGCAAATTCACCCTCTTCGAGGACGAAACCATCGGCTTCCATGCCGTCAGGAATTCCGTCGGGTACGTGAGCGTCAACAACGGCGTGCTCTCGTACTCGCAGAGCACCAGCGCGCCCGTCCACGTGCAGATATTCAACTCGCTGGGGAACCAGGTTTTCGGCAAGACCCTGCAGGGCTCCGGCATGTTCGACCTGAACAGGGCCATCAAGGCGCACGGCACCTACTTCGCGCAGGTAACCGTAGGTAACGCAAGGCAGAATTTCAAGTTCTCTACCGAGGGCAGCTACAGCAACACCTTCAGCGCACATGCAAGCGCACTCCTGAAGGAGGTAGCGCAGGGCGAGGCAATCCGCTTCGTGGCAGAGGGCTTCGACACGCTCACGGTACCGCTCGGCACGCTCGACACCACGCTCGACGTGAAACTCAAGGCAGTGGCACCGCAGTTCAAGTTCGGCTATGCGCTGGGGAACGAACCCACCCCGAGCAAGGGCTGCGGTTCCAACTCCAAGTTGCAAAAGGTCAAGAGCGTCGAAAATGGCGACCAGTTCCAGATCAAGGTAGGCAACGACAACCGCACCTACTTCATCACCCTGCCCAAGAACTACGACAACAAGAAGCCGCACAAGGTGCTCTTTGCACTGCACTGCTACGGCAGCAATGGCGAGGACTTCGTGCACCACAAGGCCGACTACGACCACCCCACTCCGTACTACGGCCAGCAAGTGCTCGACAAGAACGGCGACTACATCTTCGTTTCTCTCGATGCGGTTGGCGGCCTGTGGACCAAGGGCCAGGGCGACCACGACTTCTTCGCGCAGACGCTCACCACCCTCGAGGAGAACTACTGCATCGACACGAGCCGCGTGTTCATTACAGGCTTCAGCTTCGGCGCCATGTTCAGCTACTCGCTTATGCAAGATATGCAGAGCCGCGTGCGTGCCGCCGCGACATACGCCGTTGCCGACTACAACATCTGGCTGCCCGAAGGCAACAATATGAAGGACCTACCCATCGCCTGGATGAACGTACATGGCGTAAACGATGGCCGTTGCAATTACGACCGTGCAAAGAACAGCGCCCTTCCGCGCATCCTCAAGCGTAACGGCAAGGCCGACGCGAACGGCGACTTCACCGACGCAAGTTCCGAGAAGCCCAAGGAAATCAGCGGCAATACAGGGCACGTGTGCTACGACTTCAAGAACGTAGACGAACGCTTCCCCGTCAAGTGGTGCACCTGGCCGGGTGACCACCAGTGGACTGCGCACGACACCGGCAACATGGGCGTCGGCTGGAACTGGGAACAGACCTGGGTCCCCGAAGCGGTACACGAGTTCTTCGAGCAGTTCTAA
- a CDS encoding cadherin repeat domain-containing protein: MKQCKLSFALGTLFLCLGGVAELFASEITPFYFGASPDALTDKEQNDEWQRLIKYKLWGTGISGDAYGVAFIGQDVQITDSVGYSGSAIAGLEMRNIKHSIGGPLAFAGNFQNGDGQDNIVTGPSYFGGNFNIGNNAVNSDNVELHGNFCVRGDKSTMTKGLVKGGGKLDCAANDIPALDSTLDVPRVDHSSITYDLEVDSYTFSDKTNYIDIPSGSGQFYNIHVKGDMLLDNNNDNLFIRMSGNRYVRIFVDGNLTVTSTLHNIVILNVTEGSWNETTQQWEGGTLDTTLNKNYGGNLLFYTPNDIAFPAENCTIQGTYISGGTISFQQHYNFAGQLLAKKVSINAEFKAGDFRYVPFRPPVINMAVGSMAYEDNEARGDTVKLVLSKDPPTRVTFDYCFSLKPASECDGFMDDPACSFANANDVLESNYTEIPVCGRDTGHAAFPQFSKDLETPIVFHAKDDMLEEADELVLVKIFNLTAAITPDGDRNADSSYSMEYVIVDNDKRPVSKDTSVTVMMNETLPITAFPAYENDGVTVLDKYGVIIKTLPASGTLKYNGAPVAAGDFIKFPGSLNYTPAHDEYGSPYTTFEFMVANIHNPDISDSARTMTINVVRFQYTINENASVDTLVGIIDELRISDIESCAIVSGDTGATFRFDTTRIYVNGVLDFETQSSYVFFVKCANSTSEDSTAVEILIVDENDPPSVTDTVMQVSENMPVGATVGTMLYYDQDGENSGFCENSFSLVGGDSALFKIDARTGVITTREVFDYEALPDSQKYYVVKVQIADTDGNKSVAEVKINIVNVMETSVIVVTHAESGNGNYSESNPKEPIKINDKTLTLSWTGDAIPQPDTTLTDLHEGYNVVTLTYYDKTKDMPAVKEVIIFVCTKTPEVQVSTTVEKMPDANIYTIAEEPAEGDTAFYVNKKQNDISVKVKEPVLDSTYTDSTCKYTEREIIVSAVMFETLNVPQATFKTVEKIASEKPVLNDMPAGSVKQAPFNDSLVLVSYREAIGNDSVTVSYVTNAKGDVVDGQIKVSFTTKIDGKAVEISYVADAFTGAPVESETGAVYTVSYRYTDRNGESVTVGYALDSKGKTIEDKDGNVGYEVTYMYENAFGNVSSQSIYIVVDVIPPKVEILSPENNAIFYANYVDVKWTVDRNDGNGPVVMDTLTEQGLVKGGNAIVRFYRDKAGNVASDTVKVIMKNSKDLDISVVTPVTIVTREKTEEYYASNEPKEGQTFAVTIYNSKADKEIETLRGGDFKTEEGSGDEPYPGLEGHLGPTLAIDTKLSTIRPTLGLATLDDLVGKDGLVNYDGIDSENGDKHTVEEYVREHCTAKFQESLGSDISKASLYHTTMKVKIWVYTTLGNFVDYFSFEQDLDKPEYTNDAGVMTLYFEQKPDKDGYVRTADGRQYATGAYLYKTDVSVRSELQCDTPPVERDKESNRKGYVRKVRDDLLKPFGYKRPNRK, from the coding sequence ATGAAACAGTGTAAATTGTCGTTTGCACTAGGGACGCTGTTCCTGTGCCTTGGGGGCGTGGCGGAACTTTTTGCCTCGGAAATTACGCCGTTCTATTTCGGTGCGAGTCCTGACGCGTTGACGGATAAGGAGCAGAACGACGAATGGCAGAGACTCATTAAGTACAAACTATGGGGGACGGGCATAAGTGGGGATGCCTATGGCGTCGCCTTCATTGGGCAGGACGTGCAGATTACTGATTCGGTCGGGTATTCGGGGAGCGCGATTGCCGGGCTTGAAATGCGCAACATCAAGCACAGCATTGGTGGCCCGCTCGCCTTTGCAGGGAATTTCCAAAACGGGGATGGCCAGGACAATATCGTGACCGGCCCTTCGTACTTCGGCGGAAATTTCAACATAGGCAATAACGCCGTTAACAGCGATAACGTGGAACTTCACGGGAACTTCTGCGTGCGTGGGGACAAGTCTACCATGACCAAGGGCTTGGTCAAGGGCGGGGGAAAGCTTGACTGCGCCGCAAATGATATCCCGGCACTTGATAGCACACTGGATGTGCCGCGCGTAGACCATTCCTCGATTACCTATGACTTAGAAGTCGATTCGTACACGTTCAGCGATAAGACCAACTACATCGACATTCCATCAGGTTCCGGCCAGTTCTACAATATCCATGTGAAAGGGGACATGCTGCTGGACAACAACAACGACAACCTGTTCATTCGCATGTCGGGGAATCGTTATGTGAGAATCTTTGTCGACGGAAATCTTACGGTTACATCTACGTTGCACAACATAGTCATTTTGAACGTGACGGAGGGTTCCTGGAACGAGACGACACAGCAGTGGGAAGGCGGTACCCTGGACACCACGCTGAATAAGAACTACGGCGGAAATCTCCTTTTCTACACGCCGAACGACATCGCGTTCCCGGCAGAGAACTGCACTATCCAGGGAACGTATATTTCGGGTGGCACAATCAGTTTTCAGCAGCATTACAACTTTGCGGGGCAGCTCCTGGCAAAGAAGGTTTCCATCAATGCCGAATTCAAGGCGGGCGACTTCCGTTACGTGCCGTTCAGACCACCTGTAATCAACATGGCGGTGGGTTCCATGGCCTACGAAGATAACGAGGCCCGCGGCGATACGGTGAAGCTCGTGCTTTCAAAGGACCCGCCGACCCGCGTGACGTTCGACTACTGTTTTTCCCTGAAGCCCGCGAGCGAATGCGACGGCTTCATGGACGACCCTGCCTGCAGCTTTGCAAACGCGAATGACGTGCTGGAATCGAACTACACCGAGATTCCGGTGTGCGGGAGAGATACGGGGCATGCGGCGTTCCCGCAGTTCTCGAAGGATTTGGAAACGCCCATCGTTTTCCACGCGAAGGACGACATGCTCGAGGAAGCGGACGAGCTCGTCCTGGTGAAGATTTTCAACCTGACGGCGGCGATTACCCCGGACGGCGACCGCAATGCGGATTCCAGCTACTCGATGGAGTATGTCATCGTGGATAACGACAAGCGGCCCGTGTCGAAAGATACTTCCGTCACCGTCATGATGAACGAGACATTGCCGATAACTGCTTTCCCGGCGTACGAGAATGACGGCGTGACTGTACTCGACAAGTACGGCGTGATTATCAAGACGCTCCCTGCCTCGGGCACGCTCAAGTACAACGGCGCTCCCGTAGCGGCTGGAGACTTCATCAAGTTCCCCGGTAGCCTGAACTACACTCCGGCGCATGACGAGTACGGCTCGCCCTATACGACATTTGAATTTATGGTGGCGAACATCCATAACCCGGACATCAGCGATTCCGCGAGGACGATGACGATAAACGTGGTGCGGTTCCAGTACACCATCAACGAGAACGCTTCGGTCGATACGCTCGTCGGGATTATAGATGAGCTGCGCATTAGCGACATCGAGAGCTGCGCTATCGTTTCGGGCGATACGGGTGCCACCTTCAGGTTCGATACTACGCGCATATACGTCAACGGGGTTCTCGATTTTGAGACGCAGTCCTCCTACGTGTTCTTTGTGAAGTGCGCAAACAGCACGTCCGAAGATTCGACCGCGGTGGAAATCCTGATTGTCGACGAGAACGATCCGCCTTCCGTGACGGATACGGTGATGCAGGTTTCCGAAAACATGCCCGTGGGGGCGACCGTCGGTACGATGCTCTACTACGACCAGGACGGCGAAAATTCCGGATTCTGCGAGAACAGCTTTAGCCTCGTGGGCGGTGATTCCGCACTCTTCAAGATTGATGCGCGGACGGGTGTGATTACGACGCGAGAGGTGTTTGACTACGAGGCGCTCCCGGACAGCCAGAAGTACTACGTGGTAAAGGTCCAGATTGCGGATACCGACGGCAACAAGAGCGTGGCCGAAGTGAAAATCAACATCGTGAACGTGATGGAGACCTCCGTGATTGTCGTGACCCACGCGGAATCGGGCAACGGCAACTATAGCGAGTCGAACCCGAAGGAACCGATCAAGATAAACGACAAGACGCTCACGCTCTCGTGGACGGGCGACGCCATTCCCCAGCCGGATACGACCCTCACGGACTTGCACGAGGGCTACAACGTGGTGACGCTCACCTATTACGACAAGACGAAGGACATGCCCGCCGTGAAGGAAGTGATAATATTCGTTTGTACGAAGACTCCCGAGGTGCAGGTTTCTACGACGGTCGAAAAGATGCCCGATGCGAATATCTATACCATCGCGGAAGAACCCGCCGAGGGCGATACCGCGTTCTACGTGAACAAGAAGCAGAACGATATCTCCGTCAAGGTCAAGGAACCGGTTCTCGATTCCACGTACACGGATTCTACCTGCAAGTACACGGAACGCGAAATCATCGTTTCTGCAGTTATGTTCGAGACGCTGAACGTACCGCAGGCGACGTTCAAGACGGTCGAAAAGATTGCTTCGGAAAAGCCCGTGCTGAACGATATGCCCGCTGGCAGCGTGAAGCAGGCGCCCTTCAACGACAGCCTCGTGCTCGTGAGCTACAGGGAGGCTATCGGGAACGATTCCGTGACCGTCTCTTACGTGACGAACGCGAAGGGCGACGTGGTGGACGGGCAGATAAAGGTTTCGTTCACGACGAAGATTGACGGGAAGGCTGTCGAGATTTCGTATGTGGCGGATGCCTTCACCGGCGCGCCCGTGGAATCGGAAACGGGTGCGGTCTATACGGTAAGCTACCGCTATACCGACAGGAACGGTGAATCGGTCACGGTGGGCTATGCGCTGGATTCCAAGGGCAAGACTATCGAGGACAAGGACGGCAACGTGGGCTACGAGGTGACCTACATGTACGAGAATGCGTTCGGCAATGTATCTAGCCAGTCCATCTATATCGTGGTCGACGTGATTCCCCCGAAGGTGGAAATCCTTTCGCCGGAAAACAACGCGATATTCTATGCCAACTACGTGGACGTGAAATGGACCGTTGACAGGAACGACGGCAACGGCCCCGTGGTGATGGACACGCTTACCGAGCAGGGGCTCGTGAAGGGTGGCAATGCGATTGTGCGCTTCTACCGCGACAAGGCGGGCAACGTGGCGAGCGATACGGTGAAGGTCATCATGAAGAACTCGAAGGACCTGGATATTTCCGTGGTCACCCCGGTGACAATCGTGACCCGCGAGAAGACCGAGGAATACTATGCCAGCAACGAACCGAAGGAAGGGCAGACCTTCGCGGTGACCATCTACAATTCGAAGGCGGACAAGGAAATCGAGACGCTCCGTGGCGGCGATTTCAAGACGGAGGAAGGGAGCGGCGATGAACCGTACCCGGGACTCGAGGGGCACCTTGGCCCGACGCTCGCCATCGACACGAAGCTCTCCACGATTCGCCCCACGCTTGGCCTCGCCACGCTCGATGACCTTGTCGGGAAGGACGGCCTTGTAAACTACGACGGGATTGATTCCGAGAACGGCGACAAGCACACCGTCGAGGAATACGTGCGTGAACATTGCACTGCGAAATTCCAGGAATCCCTCGGGAGCGACATCTCGAAGGCGAGCCTGTACCACACGACGATGAAGGTGAAAATCTGGGTGTACACGACGCTCGGGAATTTTGTGGACTACTTCTCGTTCGAGCAGGATCTCGACAAGCCCGAATACACGAACGATGCGGGCGTGATGACGCTTTACTTCGAGCAGAAACCGGACAAGGACGGCTACGTGAGAACGGCGGACGGACGCCAGTACGCGACCGGCGCATACCTGTACAAGACCGATGTCTCGGTCAGGTCCGAACTGCAGTGCGATACGCCGCCCGTGGAAAGGGACAAGGAATCCAACAGGAAGGGTTACGTGCGCAAGGTGCGCGACGACCTGCTGAAGCCCTTCGGCTACAAGAGGCCGAACCGCAAGTAA